One stretch of Nocardia mangyaensis DNA includes these proteins:
- a CDS encoding class I SAM-dependent methyltransferase — MDVANERTPSAWEERIAADPTHSTWYVERFRKLAAQGEDIVGEARLIDAMLGRGSRVLDAGCGPGRIGGYLHTAGHTVVGVDVDPVLVEAAIIDHPGPTWLVGDLAELDLATDFDAIVCAGNVMTFLAPSTRTAVLSGFANHLAPTGRAVIGFGANRGYDFPDFLTDAESAGLTPDLLLSTWDLRPFTDEADFLVAILSRAH, encoded by the coding sequence ATGGACGTGGCGAACGAGCGCACGCCGAGTGCGTGGGAGGAACGCATTGCGGCGGACCCCACGCATTCGACCTGGTACGTGGAGCGGTTCCGGAAGCTCGCCGCGCAGGGCGAGGACATCGTGGGCGAAGCCCGGCTGATCGACGCCATGCTCGGACGCGGAAGCCGCGTGCTCGACGCGGGCTGCGGACCCGGCCGGATCGGCGGCTACCTGCACACCGCCGGGCACACTGTGGTCGGCGTCGACGTCGACCCGGTCCTCGTGGAAGCGGCCATCATCGATCATCCCGGCCCCACCTGGCTCGTCGGCGACCTCGCCGAACTCGACCTCGCCACCGACTTCGACGCCATCGTCTGCGCGGGCAACGTGATGACCTTCCTGGCACCGTCCACCCGCACCGCGGTCCTGTCCGGATTCGCCAACCACCTCGCCCCGACCGGCCGCGCCGTGATCGGCTTCGGCGCGAACCGCGGCTACGACTTCCCCGATTTCCTCACCGACGCCGAATCAGCCGGTCTCACACCAGATCTCCTCCTGTCGACCTGGGACCTGCGCCCGTTCACCGACGAGGCGGACTTCTTGGTCGCGATTCTCTCCCGCGCCCACTGA
- the arfB gene encoding alternative ribosome rescue aminoacyl-tRNA hydrolase ArfB — protein MAEDLIVTRALVIPGSELRERFSRSSGPGGQHVNTTDSRVELSFDLAHSPSVPESLRTRMLDRLAARLVNGVLTVAASEQRAQLQNRAAARERLASLLRDAAAAPPPARRATKPSRGAKERRIAAKKRRGVTKRNRRASPDD, from the coding sequence ATGGCAGAGGACCTGATCGTGACTCGGGCGCTGGTGATCCCCGGGTCCGAGTTGCGCGAGCGGTTCTCACGGTCATCCGGTCCGGGAGGCCAGCACGTCAACACCACCGACAGCCGGGTGGAGCTGTCGTTCGACCTCGCCCATTCGCCCTCGGTGCCGGAGTCACTGCGCACCCGGATGCTCGACCGCCTGGCCGCCCGCCTGGTCAACGGGGTGCTCACGGTCGCCGCGTCGGAGCAACGCGCACAACTGCAGAACCGCGCGGCCGCCCGCGAGCGCCTGGCTTCGCTACTGCGTGACGCCGCTGCCGCCCCGCCACCCGCACGCCGCGCCACCAAGCCCTCGCGCGGAGCGAAGGAACGTCGCATCGCCGCGAAGAAGCGGCGCGGTGTCACCAAACGCAACCGCCGCGCCTCCCCCGACGACTAG
- a CDS encoding MFS transporter, giving the protein MSDGQKRWWRRNPDFSRFWFGETVSLFGTQVTNLALPLTAVIILQASPEELGVLRSLAFLPFLFLALPFGVLADRRAKRPLMIISNLLRAGLVGLVPLLAALDSLTMVGLAVIVAAIGVCTVLFEVCWLSYVPVIVGKDDLVAANGRVSASASAAEFAGPGLGGLLVQVLTAPFALAVNAGSYLASVLSLWTIKAREEIRPSGERHLGREIKEGIMFIVGQPYLRILAVAGASFNFCYMFVEALFVVYAVRELQFDPGLIGLVVALSAIGGVLGAAYAARIVSRHHFGKVYATAVVVGYTGPLLIPLATGPTVLAVIGVTTGFFLMRAGLALSNVAGTSLRQAVTPPELMGRMTAGMRTLMWGIGTTGAIVGGVVGGQLGLRTGLWIAAIGFLVAALPILLSRIPRLREIPSMDAVRTV; this is encoded by the coding sequence ATGAGTGATGGTCAGAAGCGCTGGTGGCGGCGAAACCCGGACTTCAGCCGCTTCTGGTTCGGGGAGACGGTCTCACTGTTCGGTACGCAGGTCACCAACCTCGCGCTCCCGCTGACCGCGGTCATCATCTTGCAGGCGTCGCCGGAGGAGCTCGGCGTACTGCGCTCGCTGGCGTTTCTGCCGTTTCTGTTCCTGGCCCTACCCTTCGGGGTACTGGCGGACCGACGGGCCAAGCGCCCGCTGATGATCATCTCGAATCTGTTGCGGGCGGGGCTGGTCGGCTTGGTACCCCTGCTGGCGGCGCTGGACTCCCTGACGATGGTGGGGCTGGCGGTCATCGTGGCGGCCATCGGTGTCTGCACGGTGCTGTTCGAAGTGTGCTGGCTGTCCTACGTGCCGGTGATCGTCGGCAAGGATGACCTCGTCGCGGCCAACGGGCGGGTGAGCGCGAGTGCTTCGGCCGCGGAGTTCGCCGGTCCCGGGCTGGGCGGGTTGCTCGTGCAGGTGCTCACCGCGCCGTTCGCCCTGGCCGTCAATGCCGGATCGTATCTGGCCTCGGTGCTGTCGTTGTGGACGATCAAGGCGCGTGAGGAGATTCGTCCATCCGGCGAGCGGCACCTCGGCAGGGAGATCAAGGAGGGGATCATGTTCATCGTTGGGCAGCCCTACCTGCGGATTCTCGCTGTGGCGGGAGCCAGCTTCAACTTCTGCTACATGTTCGTCGAGGCGCTGTTCGTGGTCTACGCGGTACGCGAACTGCAATTCGACCCGGGCCTGATCGGTCTCGTCGTCGCGCTCAGCGCCATCGGTGGCGTACTCGGTGCGGCGTATGCCGCGCGGATCGTGAGCCGCCATCACTTCGGGAAGGTCTACGCCACAGCGGTTGTCGTCGGCTACACCGGGCCGTTGCTGATCCCGCTCGCCACCGGCCCCACCGTGCTGGCCGTGATCGGCGTGACGACCGGCTTCTTCCTGATGCGCGCCGGCCTGGCCTTGTCCAACGTGGCCGGAACGAGCTTGCGCCAAGCGGTGACCCCGCCGGAACTGATGGGCCGGATGACGGCCGGTATGCGGACGTTGATGTGGGGCATCGGAACCACCGGGGCGATCGTCGGGGGTGTGGTCGGCGGCCAGCTCGGCTTGCGTACCGGGCTGTGGATCGCGGCGATCGGGTTCCTCGTCGCCGCACTGCCGATCCTGCTGTCGCGCATCCCTCGGCTACGCGAAATCCCCTCGATGGACGCCGTGCGTACCGTCTAA
- a CDS encoding class I SAM-dependent methyltransferase: MTITERQETPIPGTGTSTTNPAAAEAVFGHATSRLLAPLQVRAGDTVVDVGPGAGSATLALAEAVGERGRVHIVDVDPAMLEATMNAVGKAGLTDRVRPILHDLESGPPPIHDAVDAVWSSACVHHTRDWGAAVRALTSLLRPGGSLCIAEGGLPSRSIPWDCGVGTPGLETRLDAAHNRWSTQWFAGRAGVRRHTGDWGEILGAAGLEGVTRLSTLIDYPAPLDERVRGVVLDELAARVRRAGPFLDDRDAAAWKTLLDPADAQWLGHRPDLALLTVRTAFYGRRPH, translated from the coding sequence ATGACCATCACCGAACGTCAGGAGACGCCGATACCGGGGACCGGTACGTCGACCACGAACCCGGCAGCGGCCGAGGCGGTATTCGGGCACGCCACCTCGCGCCTGCTCGCGCCGCTGCAGGTGCGCGCGGGCGATACCGTCGTCGATGTCGGCCCCGGAGCGGGATCGGCCACGCTGGCGCTGGCAGAAGCTGTCGGTGAACGAGGCCGGGTGCACATCGTGGACGTCGATCCGGCCATGCTCGAAGCCACGATGAACGCGGTCGGCAAGGCCGGCCTCACCGACCGGGTACGCCCGATACTGCACGATCTGGAGAGCGGCCCGCCACCGATACACGACGCGGTCGACGCCGTGTGGTCGTCGGCTTGCGTGCATCACACGCGCGATTGGGGCGCGGCGGTGCGCGCGTTGACCTCGCTGCTGCGTCCCGGCGGTTCGCTGTGCATCGCCGAAGGGGGCTTGCCCAGCAGGTCGATTCCGTGGGATTGCGGCGTGGGCACACCGGGTCTGGAGACTCGGCTGGACGCCGCGCACAACCGCTGGTCCACGCAATGGTTCGCCGGACGTGCCGGCGTGCGGCGCCACACCGGCGATTGGGGCGAGATCCTCGGCGCCGCCGGCCTGGAGGGCGTCACCCGATTGAGCACTCTCATCGACTATCCCGCACCGCTCGACGAGCGGGTCCGGGGCGTTGTTCTGGACGAGTTGGCCGCGCGGGTCCGCCGAGCCGGTCCCTTCCTCGACGACCGCGACGCCGCCGCCTGGAAAACTTTGCTCGACCCGGCCGACGCGCAGTGGCTCGGCCACCGGCCCGATCTGGCACTGCTCACCGTCCGAACCGCGTTCTACGGCCGCCGCCCCCACTAG
- a CDS encoding Fur family transcriptional regulator, translating to MSKTDPASSPRSRKAYGGSRRDVLLAVLGAGKCCLSAGEIYYEASHFGTRGIGYATVYRILGQLISEGRVVTLRGQAGARLFRIASDPDDRHSLWCTECGRAQPISAVGIVAEMEWFAQECGFTDLVHHLSVQGRCRDRAS from the coding sequence ATGTCGAAGACCGACCCTGCCTCCTCCCCTCGATCTCGGAAGGCCTACGGCGGCAGTCGCCGCGACGTTCTCCTCGCGGTACTCGGTGCCGGCAAGTGCTGCCTCAGCGCGGGTGAGATCTATTACGAGGCTTCCCATTTCGGAACCCGTGGTATCGGTTACGCGACGGTCTATCGGATCTTGGGGCAGCTGATCAGCGAGGGCCGGGTCGTGACCCTGCGCGGCCAGGCGGGTGCGCGCCTGTTCCGCATCGCGTCGGATCCGGACGACCGGCACAGCCTGTGGTGTACGGAATGTGGCCGCGCACAACCGATCTCGGCCGTGGGTATTGTGGCCGAGATGGAGTGGTTCGCCCAGGAGTGCGGGTTCACCGACCTGGTGCACCACCTCAGCGTCCAGGGCCGCTGTCGAGACCGCGCGTCCTGA
- a CDS encoding TetR/AcrR family transcriptional regulator has product MASETSVQRRERAAHLGPERRRPQVLDAALEIAARDGIAAVTMGAIAEHMRVTRPVVYSCFPDRVQLIDALIEREENFLISGVLDILPPRQTDADETVFVAGFRALLHKAASRPAAWRLLYGNPDPAVAASFGRGRRLAVARCTELLLPTLEAWGVTDAERKLPALVELWVSAGEGAVRTLLADDAAWTPDELGAFTGAAVYRAMRAA; this is encoded by the coding sequence ATGGCTAGTGAGACGTCCGTTCAGCGGCGCGAACGGGCAGCGCACCTCGGCCCCGAGCGACGACGCCCCCAAGTGCTCGACGCGGCGCTCGAGATCGCCGCTCGCGACGGCATCGCCGCGGTGACCATGGGCGCGATCGCCGAGCACATGCGGGTCACCCGACCGGTCGTCTACTCCTGCTTCCCCGACCGCGTCCAACTCATCGACGCGTTGATCGAGCGCGAGGAGAACTTCCTGATCTCCGGCGTCCTCGACATCCTGCCGCCCCGACAAACCGACGCCGACGAAACCGTCTTCGTCGCCGGCTTTCGCGCCCTGCTGCACAAAGCGGCCAGCCGCCCCGCCGCGTGGCGGCTGCTCTACGGCAATCCCGACCCCGCCGTCGCCGCCTCCTTCGGCCGCGGCCGACGTCTCGCCGTCGCCCGCTGCACCGAACTGCTCCTGCCCACGCTCGAGGCCTGGGGCGTCACCGACGCCGAACGCAAACTCCCCGCCCTCGTCGAACTCTGGGTCTCGGCAGGCGAAGGCGCCGTCCGCACCCTGCTCGCCGACGACGCCGCCTGGACCCCCGACGAACTCGGCGCCTTCACCGGCGCCGCCGTCTACCGCGCCATGCGCGCCGCCTGA